Genomic segment of Chloroflexota bacterium:
GCCAGGTCCGCATCATCCTTGGCGTAGATCTTACAAAGCCTTTTATGACAAGGGGTGACAAATTCGCTGAACAATTAGGGTGACATTTTCGCTGGACAACAACAATTTCACCTGCACCCTGCGTAACGGATCTCTGATCGAGCGATGTCTCTCTGAGCCTTCCCAACCAGCGGCAATTGCCCTGCCTTATCAACCGCCGTGGATCAAAACAAGGCTGAGATGATATAATCTTGGCACTGTGATCATTGATTTTCATACCCATATTTTCCCACCTGAGGTGAAGGAGAGGCGGCAGGAGTGTGTTGGCCCTGATCCCTGCTTTGCGGAACTCTTTGCCTCTCCCAAAGCCAGGATCGCCACTGCTGAAGAACTGATCGCCAGCATGGATGAAGCTGAGGTGGATGTGTCGGTGGCGCTTAATATGGGGTGGGCGAGCCACGAGAACTGTAAGCGAACCAACGATTATATCCTCGAAGCGGCCTCTCGCTATCCGAAGCGCCTGATACCCTTTTGCGCTATACAGCCGAAGGCCGGCGATGCGGCCATAGCTGAACTGGAGCGCTGTGCCCGGGGTGGAGCGAGGGGCATTGGGGAGATGAGATCGGATACCCAGGGCTTCGACCTGGCGGATAAAGAGGTAATGGGGCCGGTTGTCGAGGTGGCCAGAAAGCATAATCTCATCTTTCTCACCCATGCCTCAGAGCCTGTGGGGCATCAATATCCGGGGAAGGGCGAGATTACGCCAGACTCTTTGTATCGTTTCATCTTGAATTACCCCGAGCTGACGGTGGTCTGCGCCCACTGGGGTGGGGGACTGCCTTTCTATGCCCTGATGCCGGAGGTGGCTTCTGCACTGAAGAACACCTTCTTTGATACTGCCGCTACTCCTTTTCTATACCGCGCTCAAGTCTTTGAGCGTGTTGCAGAGATTGCTGGTGCGGACAAAATTCTCTTTGGCAGTGATAATCCCCTGATTTCTCCCAGAAGGGTCATCGCTCAGATCGAATCGGTGGATTTGCCTCAGGAGGCGAAATCTCTGATCCTGGGGGGTAATGCACAAAGGCTTCTGGGATGGAGCTAGTCCGCAGTTTCATCGCTATTGAACTACCTGCTGAAGTAAGGGCTGAGCTTGCCTCTATTGAGGAGAAGCTGAAGGTGAGGCGGCATTCCTTTGTGAAGTGGGCTGATCCGGAGAGTATCCACCTGACTCTCAAATTCCTGGGCAGTGTGTCCGGGGAGACTATACCGGAGATAGTCGAGGCTATGTCCCTGGTGGCCCAGCCGGTATGTCCTTTCACGCTGCAAATCGGGGGCACGGGTGCCTTCCCCAACTGGCAGCGGCCGCAGATTGTCTGGGTAGGGGTTGGGGGTGAAATGGGCAGGTTGGCTACTCTCCAGAGGGAATTGGAGGCAGCGCTTTCTCCACTGAGTTTCCCTCCTGAATCCCGCCCTTTCAGTCCGCACTTGACTCTGGGGCGGCTCAGGGAAAGAGTGACGCCCGAGGATAGACGACGGTTTGGCCTATGGGCTCAGTCGGTGAAGTTCGAAGCCAGCCTTTCTTTTGAGGTCAATGCCGTCAGATTGATGAAGAGCCAGTTGACCTCCAGTGGGCCCATCTACAGCGAGTTGGCCTTAGTGAAACTGAAGGCCCGGGATTAGAAGGCCGCCTGGGTCAGGTCGGGGACCTGACACCCACTTTGTGCCGGGAGCTTGCTTCTGTAGAGCTGAAGGCTCGGGATTGAAATGACCCCGGGTCAGGCATCCTTCCGAGGAAGGATGCCCCCCACTTTCCCTGTGAAAGCACAGAAGGACAGGTCTTAAGACCTGTCCCTACAGACTTGTTGCTGATTTGTTACAGGGTGGCAGATATATCTTAAGCGAGGCGTGCCCTGATTCTCCTGAGGATGTCAACCAGAAGGTATATTGCTCTGCCCACAGCCGGCCGCCTGGGTGTGATGGCATGAAAGCGGCATACTTCATGGCAGCACATGCATGCTATACAAATACTGTGGTCGATCCTGGCCGTGGTATCATCCACCGTGACTGCAGACACAGGGCATATTTTCTCACAGGCAAGGCATAGAGTGCAGGATGATTCGTTTACCCACGGTTGAACGGCAAGCTTATCTTGCAGGAATCTGAGCAGGAATCCGGGGGCTCTTCCTCTCAGCGTGGCGAAGGCGCTGCCTGGAAGTTTGAAATCATGAACCATGACATTCTCGATGGTTTCACCAACCACGTCGATATCATCAAGGTTACCGATGCCTAGTCCCCGCTCCTGGGAGTAAAGGGTGGTGTAGATATCGAGGGGATTCCCGCCAATTATTCTTGTAGCTACGGCATCCAGAGCCACTGCGTCTTTGCTGGCCAGGATCACCCCCGCCTTCCTCAATTTCCCATCCGCCGGGCCCTCACCCTCCATGGCAATGATTCCATCCATTATGGTCAGGTGCGGCCTGGCAACGGAAAAGATGTCCGTCAGCATCTGACTGAAGTCTTCGTTCCCTATGTACTGGGCGTGAAATCTGGTACGGAAACCCTGGGGGATAATACCGTACATATTCTTTACCCCGCCAGTGAGAGTGGTGAGAGAATGCGTCTTCAATTTAGGAAGATTGATTATTACGTCTGCATTCAGCACGGCTGAAGATACATACACCTTCTCTAGAAGACGGCCTCTGCAATTCGTTTCCACAAAGCCAGTCTCTTTAAGGTTGATTAACTTGACCCCAGCCCTCTCGCACATCTGACGGACACCCGAGATCCGAAATCCGTCTCCGGCATCAGAGCTGATATCATCACCTACAGTGATTTCTGCACCGGCCTTTTTCAGTAATTCCAGAACGGCTTCGACAAAGACGGGGTGGGTGACTATGCCTTTATCTGCTTCAGAGGGTGGTGAGAGGTGATTTATTTTGACAAAGACTTTGCTGCCGGGCTTGACTAGGGCATCTAACCCACCAATCAGGGTAAGGCCACTCTCTATGGCTGGAATAAGCCCAGTTCTTTCGTAGTCATGGGCTCTTACGATCGACACTTTCACCTTATCCATTTTGGCTGCTCGTTATGCGGTGAGGAGGGGTATCTTAGCTCCTGTGGACATTTTGTTCATCCAGATGGCGAGTAGAGACACTTTCAGGGATGACCAGAAG
This window contains:
- a CDS encoding amidohydrolase family protein, with the protein product MIIDFHTHIFPPEVKERRQECVGPDPCFAELFASPKARIATAEELIASMDEAEVDVSVALNMGWASHENCKRTNDYILEAASRYPKRLIPFCAIQPKAGDAAIAELERCARGGARGIGEMRSDTQGFDLADKEVMGPVVEVARKHNLIFLTHASEPVGHQYPGKGEITPDSLYRFILNYPELTVVCAHWGGGLPFYALMPEVASALKNTFFDTAATPFLYRAQVFERVAEIAGADKILFGSDNPLISPRRVIAQIESVDLPQEAKSLILGGNAQRLLGWS
- the thpR gene encoding RNA 2',3'-cyclic phosphodiesterase, whose product is MELVRSFIAIELPAEVRAELASIEEKLKVRRHSFVKWADPESIHLTLKFLGSVSGETIPEIVEAMSLVAQPVCPFTLQIGGTGAFPNWQRPQIVWVGVGGEMGRLATLQRELEAALSPLSFPPESRPFSPHLTLGRLRERVTPEDRRRFGLWAQSVKFEASLSFEVNAVRLMKSQLTSSGPIYSELALVKLKARD
- a CDS encoding DUF362 domain-containing protein, encoding MDKVKVSIVRAHDYERTGLIPAIESGLTLIGGLDALVKPGSKVFVKINHLSPPSEADKGIVTHPVFVEAVLELLKKAGAEITVGDDISSDAGDGFRISGVRQMCERAGVKLINLKETGFVETNCRGRLLEKVYVSSAVLNADVIINLPKLKTHSLTTLTGGVKNMYGIIPQGFRTRFHAQYIGNEDFSQMLTDIFSVARPHLTIMDGIIAMEGEGPADGKLRKAGVILASKDAVALDAVATRIIGGNPLDIYTTLYSQERGLGIGNLDDIDVVGETIENVMVHDFKLPGSAFATLRGRAPGFLLRFLQDKLAVQPWVNESSCTLCLACEKICPVSAVTVDDTTARIDHSICIACMCCHEVCRFHAITPRRPAVGRAIYLLVDILRRIRARLA